ATCAAACTAAAAAGGTTAAACAAAATGTAAAATCAATACCAACGTTTGATTGGGTAAATGGGGAGAATCCATATGATAAGTAAGAAAAAAGCATTAAAAATGATGGATGTCATTGATGAAATGTTTCCAGATGCTGAATGTGAACTCGTTCATGATAATCCGTTTGAACTGACAATCGCTGTATTGTTATCCGCACAATGTACAGATGTGTTAGTCAATAAAGTAACTAAAACTTTATTCGAAAAATATAAAACGCCAGAAGATTATTTGAACGTAAGTTTAGAAGAATTACAAGATGACATACGTTCTATTGGTCTATATAGAAATAAAGCCAAAAATATTCAAAAACTTTGCCAATCTTTATTAGATAATTTTGATGGCGTTATTCCAAATACACATCAATCATTAGAATCTTTAGCAGGTGTTGGCAGAAAAACAGCGAATGTCGTGATGAGTGTTGCATTTGGAGAACCTGCTTTAGCGGTTGATACGCACGTAGAAAGAGTGTCAAAGAGACTCGCTATATGTAGATTAAAAGATAACGTTAGACAAGTAGAGGATCGTTTGTGCCATATTATACCTAGAGAAAGATGGACGAAAAGCCATCATCAGCTTATATTCTTTGGTAGATATCACTGTTTAGCACGTAAACCAAAATGCGAAACATGTCCGTTACTTAAAGACTGTAGAGAAGGCCAGAAGCGACTTAAAGCTGGCTTAGTAAAGGAAATATAATATGATAACTAAAGATGATTTTATAGCATTAGAAGAAAAAATTGAGCCACTTGTGAAACAAAAACAATTAAAAACAGATCGTGCACACGAGCTACTGGATGAATATTATCAACTCATTATTCGTTATTTAGAACAAATAAACCAAATAAATGAGTTCGATATTCAAAATATAAACGATTATCCAGTGATACCAATGAATTTTGAAGAACGATATGAATATATCAACGCACGAATCTATCATTTTATGGGGTATCGACAAATGGTTACATTGAAAGATGAACTCATCAAAATGAATGCACGTTATCAATTGAAATTAAAAAGAGAAGCAAAGTTAAAAGAACAAAAAGATAATTAGGTATTTTAAAACCGTTAGCAAAGTGCTAACGGTTTTTTTATTGTATGGTTCGGCTACCGCGCTATTTTACTTATATGCATACAAAAAAGAAGACCTTCTAGATAATCTCTAGAAGGTCTTCTCTTTATCTAATCATTTTTTGCTTCGTCTGCTGCATCTTTAGCAGCGGATGAACTGGAATCACTACTTGAACTGGATTCGTCTTTTGAATCAGACGATGAAGAAGGGGATTCTGTCGTTGCTTCTTCAGTATTCACTTGTTCATTAGTAGTTGATTGCTGTTGTGTATTACTTTGTGTTGTTTGATTACTATTCGTTGTATTCGAATTTTGGTTCGGATTCGCACGTGTTTGTGGATCGTTTGTTGTTACATTATTGTTGTTACCAGAAAAATTATAATTATTTTGCTGGTTATTATTATTATTGTTATTATCGCTATTGTTACTGTTACCACTATTTGGCGCTGAGCTTGATGTTGTATTATTATCAGCATTACCAGCAACGCTTAAGCTTTTACCACTACCTGACACTGAATCTGGTTTTTCGAAATCAGTACCATCATAACTAGAAATTTGTGACATTACATCATTAAATAGTATTTGTGGTTTAACTTGTTCGTCATGTCCTAAGAATGAGTTTTCACCGTATTCTTTCACTTTGTTGAAGCCCATCCATACTGACATTGTATATTGTGGTGTATAACCAGTAATCCAAACGTCTTTTGCTGCGTTTTCAGGTAAGTTATATTGGCTATAAACTTCATCGCCATATGTTCCTGTACCAGTTTTAGCTGCAAGGTTTAATCCGTTAATTCCGTATCCATAAGCAGATCCATATGCTTGGAATGTACCTTTAAGCATTTCAGTTAACATATATGCTGTATAGTCTTCCATCGCTTTATGACTCTTACTTGAGAATTTAATTGTTTCATCATCTTGTGTAACAACTTTTCTAATTGAACGTGCTTCATTATAAGTTCCACCATTACCCATTGATGCGAATGCAGAAGCTAATTGAGTAGGGGAGAATTCTGATTGTGAACCACCAAGTACTTCTGATGGACCAATTTCGTCTTTATAATTTAAGTTCACTTTAGAAGCGAAGTCTTTAACTGCATTTTCACCTGCATTTTGATTCGTTTCTTGCCAAGATTTTAATGCCGGAATATTATATGATCTTGCTAAAGCATCTGCCATTGTTACTGAACCATGTCCTTGACCATCATAGTTCTTGAAGATACTTCCATTTATATTATATTCATTTTCATCTTGGAACTTATGATTTGTAGCGTATTGCATATTTTCAATAGCTGGACCATAAGCTAAGATTGGTTTTAATGAAGAACCGGTTGGGTGTAAATCTGTAGCTTGATTTCGGTCTACAACATCTTTATAGTTCTTACCGCCACTAATACCAACTAAATCACCAGTTTTAGTATCAACTATAGATGAACCAGTAATTTGGTCTTTATTTTTATAGAAAGTACCATTATCAACTGACTCTTGTAATGTTTCTTGAACGTCTTTGTCCATGTTTGTATAAATCTTAAGACCACTTGTCATAATGTCATTTAAAGATTGTCCTTTAAACGCTTTGCTCTGAGTTAGTTCTTGTTTAACATAGTTTACATATGAAGCGTATTTGTTATCTGGTGTTTGTGTCATTGCTTCATTTCGTTCTTCTACCGTTCTCTTAACTAAGTTCTTTTCGATAGGTGTATCTTGCGCTTCTTTCATTTCTTTCTTAGAAATTCTTCCATGACGTTCCATTAAGTAAAGTACTGTATCTTTACGTTTTTCAGCACCTTCTGGATTGTCATAAACGTTGTATTGGTTTGGTACTTGAGGTAAACCAGCTAAATAAGCTGTTTCTGCTAGGTTAAGATCTTTTAAATCTTTATCAAAGTAATACTTAGCAGCTGTTTGTGAACCATATACACCATCAGAATAATAAATTTTGTTTAAGTACATTTCAAAAATTTCATCTTTAGAATATTCTTGTTCAAGTCTATATGAAAGGTAAGCTTCTTGAGCCTTTCTTTCTATAGATTTTTTGTCAGTTAAGAATGATCTTTTTACAACTTGTTGCGTTAAAGTGGATGCACCTTGAGCACCAAATCCACCTGTAACGTTTTTCATTACGGCACCGGATAGACGTTTATAATCCAACGCACCATGATCGTAAAATCGATTATCCTCAGTTGCTAATACTGCATCTTTCATGCGATCAGGAACATCATCAAATTTGACATGTTCTCGCTTTTGTCCCATATAAAGCGTGGTTACAAGCTTATTATTCTTATCATAGATTTTAGAAGGTAACTGATCTTTCAGTGCACTTTCATTGAAAGCAGGAGCTTTCCAAGCATAATAAGCAAATACGAGAACACCTATTATTACCATTGCTAAAAATGCTGCTATAAGAATACCAAACACCTTAATAATTGTTCTCTTGATATTCCTCTTTTTCTTAGGTTGTTCTTTGCTGTTTTTACTATTAGAAGCTTTTGATTGACTCATTTGAGCGCCTCACTTTCCATTGTTATCAATTGATCAACTATTTTTATGTAGTTTATTCTTGGTCTAAATTGGATTGGAATTAAATAGCCATCTCTCTCAATTTCTTGAAGGGTAATGGATTTCTTTCCACCTGATTTAAATCTGTCCCAATATACCATAAATTGCTTAAAAGGCAATAAAAACACGCTATCATGATAGCTGAATTTTATCAATAAAAAACATATTCCTTGTTGATTTGAAACTTGTTCCATATGTGATACTTGGTGATCGTGGATATTATTCAAAGGGAAACTTGTCTTGTTTTTTGTCTCTTTAGCTTCAAAATCGATATAACGACCGTTATAAACGCCATTATAATCGGTTGTCGACGGTTTCCTAAAATAAGCTTCTTTAATGACTGCTTTTTGACGCTTAGGATAATGTACGTCTACAATTTGGATAGGTGTAGGCTTTTTATGTATAACGGCAATATTCTCTATTCTGAAGTACTGATTTGACTGATCAATTTCCTCTTCTAGTTTCATACCCCGTTTTCCATATTGTATTTTACTACATTCCTTAGTATCTTGGCTTGGGACTTTAGAAGTATTTTTTAAACCTTTTTTTCCATTTGGATAATTCAAATTCATCACCTAAATTAGTATCTTAAAAACTTTAAATATTATACCTTATTTCATTATAAGTTACAAAAGTTTTTTATGATACATAAATATTCTAGAAGTTTCCTAGTTATGTTATCATTTTATCGTGAGGCTTTTAAAATTACAAACTTCATTGATAGTAGGGATAATTATGATACAAGAATTATTAGGTAAACTTAATGAAATGAATGAACGATTTACAAATGCTAAAGAAGATCATGTTTATGATTTTTATAACGATGTTGTACCATTTGTTGAATCAGTTGATATATTGTTAGATGCCTTTAGTCAACAACAAGCAAATGCACTAACATTACAATATATGAACATGCAGAAATTCCAACTCCTCATTGATAACTACAAAGAATTGTCAGTTGAGTGTCATTATAAAAGAACCAGTAAAAAACTTTTCCTAGAAAAACATAAAGCGGTTCAACATGATTTAAATTATATTTTCACACATTTAGGTGATTTGTCATGACTTCTATTTACTTTACAGGGTATAAGCCTTATGAATTAAATATTTTTAAGGACGATCAACAAGAAGTAAAAGTAATTAAAGCATACGTGAAGTCACTTATTATTCAAGAAATGGAAGAAGGATTGGAATGGATCATCATTTCTGGTCAACTTGGCTTTGAACTTTGGGTTGCTGAAGTCACAATTGAGATGAAACGTAAATATCCTCAACTAAAATTAGCGATATTAACGCCTTTCTTAAATCATTATAATAAATGGAACGAAGCAAATCAGGAAAAATATCAAAACATTATTTCGCAAGCTGATTATGTTAATGCCATTCATCAAAGTGAATATGAAGGCGCGTTTCAATTTCAACAAGCGAATGCATTTATTTTAGACAACACAGATAAAACAATTTTATTTTATGATGATGAGCAAGAGGCGTCACCAAAGTTTTTCAAAAGTAAGTTAGTTGATTTTGCAGAAAAGACAAATTATACTTATAATGTTATTACATTCATGGATTTACAAGACTTTATGGAATTTAACTATAATGAAAAAGAATCTTAATAGAAGAGGTGTAAATATGGCTGATGTAACATTGAAGCTATCTGCTAAAGATATTTATGAAAAAGAATTCGAAAAAGGTATGAGAGGCTTTAAAACTGAAGAGGTCGATGCATTCCTAGACGACATTATTTCAGACTATCAAAAAATGGCTGATTTAAACAATGAAGTAATTAAATTAACTGAAGAAAATACTAAATTAAACAAAGAAATTGAACAGTTAAGAATCCGTGTCGCTTCTGGAAGACCACAAGGTTCACAACAATACAATTCAAACAACGTTGATATATTAAAGAGAATATCCAATCTTGAAAAAGCTGTATTTGGCGAATAAATGATAGTTATTTAGATTCGTTTATGCTATAATTCTTTGTTGAGTGGTATTTCGGATAATCGCTACGTTAAGTAGAGGAAAGTCCATGCTCACACATTCTGAGATGAATGTAGTGTTCGTGCTTGGCGAAACAATAAGCTAAGGCAATTAATTGACGGCAACGAAATAACCTAAGTCATCTTGATATGGTTAGAATAGTTTGAAAGTGCCACAGTGACGTAGCTTTTACAGAAATGTAAAAGGTGGAACGCGGTAAACCCCTCGAGTGAGCAATCCAAAATAGGTAGGAGCACTTCTTTGACGGAAATGAACGGAATAAGAAGGTATGTAATCATACAGACAGATGATTATCACTGGCGTACGAGTGTAACTAGTGCACGGTAGTAGTACTAAAGGACAAAACATGGCTTACAGATTTATCACTTTACTAGTGTCGCTCTCCAAGTAGGAGAGCTTTTTATTTGTAAATTTCCGGATTAAACGTGTCATTAAAAACTCTTTAATCCATTTATTGTATACATCATAAAATATTAAAAATTCTAAACAAAATTAAAGGAGTATATTTATGTACCAATTACTCGCGACAAGTCCTATGGGCTTAGAATCAATTGTAGCTAAAGAAGTACAAGAACTTGGATATGAAACGACAGTAGAAAATGGTCGTGTTTTATTTGAAGGTGATGAAACAGCAATCGTTAAAGCCAATTTATGGTTAAGAACTGCTGACAGAGTCAAGATTGTAGTAGGGCGATTCCATGCAATCACGTTTGATGATTTATTTGAAAAGACAAAAGCATTACCATGGGAAGATATTATCGGTGCTCAAGGCATGTTCCCAGTACAAGGTAAAAGTCTTAAATCAAAATTATTCAGTGTACCTGATTGTCAGGCAATCGTTAAAAAAGCAATCGTTGAACGTTTAAAACATGCTTATCAAATCAAAGGTTGGATAGACGAGTCTGGAAGTAAATATCAAGTAGAAGTTGCCTTATTGAAGGACGAAGCACTCCTTACAATTGATACTTCTGGACCAGGACTTCATAAAAGAGGCTACCGTTTAGCTCAAGGTGAAGCACCTATGAAAGAAACACTTGCGGCTGCTTTAGTTAGATTAACGAATTGGAAAGGCGAAACTCCTTTTATAGATCCATTCTGTGGTTCAGGAACGCTTGCAATTGAAGCAGCATTAATTGCTCAAAATATAGCACCTGGTTTCAATCGTAGCTTTGCTAGTGAAATGTGGGACATTATTCCAGAAGGACTTTATGATGAGTTACGCCAAGAAGCTGATGAAGCAGCACTTTACGATAAAGAAATCGATATCGTAGCAAGTGATATTGATCCAAAAATGGTGGAAATTGCTAAAAACAATGCAATTGAAGTTGGTTTAGGGGATATCATTAAGTTTAAAGTACAAGATATACACGATCTACAAGTGCCAGAAGGCCCAGTTTCTATAATTGGAAATCCACCATATGGAGAACGTATCGGTGAACGAAGTGAAGTAGAAGCAATGTATAAACATTTAGGTGAAATCTTAACGAAGAATAACGAAGCTTCATTATATATGTTAACAAGCTACAAAGAATTCGAACCATTAGTTGGTCA
The Mammaliicoccus sp. Dog046 genome window above contains:
- a CDS encoding DUF1798 family protein encodes the protein MIQELLGKLNEMNERFTNAKEDHVYDFYNDVVPFVESVDILLDAFSQQQANALTLQYMNMQKFQLLIDNYKELSVECHYKRTSKKLFLEKHKAVQHDLNYIFTHLGDLS
- the recU gene encoding Holliday junction resolvase RecU is translated as MNYPNGKKGLKNTSKVPSQDTKECSKIQYGKRGMKLEEEIDQSNQYFRIENIAVIHKKPTPIQIVDVHYPKRQKAVIKEAYFRKPSTTDYNGVYNGRYIDFEAKETKNKTSFPLNNIHDHQVSHMEQVSNQQGICFLLIKFSYHDSVFLLPFKQFMVYWDRFKSGGKKSITLQEIERDGYLIPIQFRPRINYIKIVDQLITMESEALK
- the nth gene encoding endonuclease III, whose translation is MISKKKALKMMDVIDEMFPDAECELVHDNPFELTIAVLLSAQCTDVLVNKVTKTLFEKYKTPEDYLNVSLEELQDDIRSIGLYRNKAKNIQKLCQSLLDNFDGVIPNTHQSLESLAGVGRKTANVVMSVAFGEPALAVDTHVERVSKRLAICRLKDNVRQVEDRLCHIIPRERWTKSHHQLIFFGRYHCLARKPKCETCPLLKDCREGQKRLKAGLVKEI
- a CDS encoding YpoC family protein; protein product: MITKDDFIALEEKIEPLVKQKQLKTDRAHELLDEYYQLIIRYLEQINQINEFDIQNINDYPVIPMNFEERYEYINARIYHFMGYRQMVTLKDELIKMNARYQLKLKREAKLKEQKDN
- a CDS encoding class I SAM-dependent RNA methyltransferase translates to MYQLLATSPMGLESIVAKEVQELGYETTVENGRVLFEGDETAIVKANLWLRTADRVKIVVGRFHAITFDDLFEKTKALPWEDIIGAQGMFPVQGKSLKSKLFSVPDCQAIVKKAIVERLKHAYQIKGWIDESGSKYQVEVALLKDEALLTIDTSGPGLHKRGYRLAQGEAPMKETLAAALVRLTNWKGETPFIDPFCGSGTLAIEAALIAQNIAPGFNRSFASEMWDIIPEGLYDELRQEADEAALYDKEIDIVASDIDPKMVEIAKNNAIEVGLGDIIKFKVQDIHDLQVPEGPVSIIGNPPYGERIGERSEVEAMYKHLGEILTKNNEASLYMLTSYKEFEPLVGHKATKRRKLFNGYIECTYYQYWGKRSK
- a CDS encoding transglycosylase domain-containing protein translates to MSQSKASNSKNSKEQPKKKRNIKRTIIKVFGILIAAFLAMVIIGVLVFAYYAWKAPAFNESALKDQLPSKIYDKNNKLVTTLYMGQKREHVKFDDVPDRMKDAVLATEDNRFYDHGALDYKRLSGAVMKNVTGGFGAQGASTLTQQVVKRSFLTDKKSIERKAQEAYLSYRLEQEYSKDEIFEMYLNKIYYSDGVYGSQTAAKYYFDKDLKDLNLAETAYLAGLPQVPNQYNVYDNPEGAEKRKDTVLYLMERHGRISKKEMKEAQDTPIEKNLVKRTVEERNEAMTQTPDNKYASYVNYVKQELTQSKAFKGQSLNDIMTSGLKIYTNMDKDVQETLQESVDNGTFYKNKDQITGSSIVDTKTGDLVGISGGKNYKDVVDRNQATDLHPTGSSLKPILAYGPAIENMQYATNHKFQDENEYNINGSIFKNYDGQGHGSVTMADALARSYNIPALKSWQETNQNAGENAVKDFASKVNLNYKDEIGPSEVLGGSQSEFSPTQLASAFASMGNGGTYNEARSIRKVVTQDDETIKFSSKSHKAMEDYTAYMLTEMLKGTFQAYGSAYGYGINGLNLAAKTGTGTYGDEVYSQYNLPENAAKDVWITGYTPQYTMSVWMGFNKVKEYGENSFLGHDEQVKPQILFNDVMSQISSYDGTDFEKPDSVSGSGKSLSVAGNADNNTTSSSAPNSGNSNNSDNNNNNNNQQNNYNFSGNNNNVTTNDPQTRANPNQNSNTTNSNQTTQSNTQQQSTTNEQVNTEEATTESPSSSSDSKDESSSSSDSSSSAAKDAADEAKND
- a CDS encoding DUF1273 domain-containing protein yields the protein MTSIYFTGYKPYELNIFKDDQQEVKVIKAYVKSLIIQEMEEGLEWIIISGQLGFELWVAEVTIEMKRKYPQLKLAILTPFLNHYNKWNEANQEKYQNIISQADYVNAIHQSEYEGAFQFQQANAFILDNTDKTILFYDDEQEASPKFFKSKLVDFAEKTNYTYNVITFMDLQDFMEFNYNEKES
- the gpsB gene encoding cell division regulator GpsB, with amino-acid sequence MADVTLKLSAKDIYEKEFEKGMRGFKTEEVDAFLDDIISDYQKMADLNNEVIKLTEENTKLNKEIEQLRIRVASGRPQGSQQYNSNNVDILKRISNLEKAVFGE